The following proteins are co-located in the Palaemon carinicauda isolate YSFRI2023 chromosome 3, ASM3689809v2, whole genome shotgun sequence genome:
- the LOC137632350 gene encoding uncharacterized protein — MATAVRDCILVQFADDSQLLMTGTINELYNLIVRAERILKMARCCFQINGLNINESKTKCIFTGSRQFISQIPVDTKINFNGFAIEKSIKVENLGVYFDQYMLFDSHIDEVCRKVNGTLIYLNRIKDRFDSEMLGMVVRSLAVSILDYCLKIWGSTSKQQLQRIQRLQNFAAKVIDGEAKKYDHVTPILNNLQWLTIKQKIDFDLCVMIFKILHNLIPPWLFNLIRVGDRRNRQTRFNDDLFVSRTNTDLGSRAFVVRGPSVWNKLANQLKASTNINSFGKKSVVFVFRRRLDRSLF; from the coding sequence atggcTACTGCTGTGCGAGACTGCATCTTGGTTCAATTCGCAGATGACAGTCAACTTCTAATGACTGGAACTATAAATGAACTATATAACTTGATAGTAAGAgcagaaagaatattaaaaatggcGAGATGTTGTTTTCAAATAAATGGATTAAATATTAATGAGTCTAAAACTAAATGTATATTCACTGGCTCTAGGCAGTTCATATCCCAAATTCCTGTagacacaaaaataaatttcaatggatttGCAATTGAGAAAAGCATTAAAGTAGAAAATCTTGGGGTATATTTTGACCAGTATATGCTATTTGACAGTCATATAGATGAAGTTTGTAGGAAGGTAAACGGTACTTTAATATACTTAAATAGAATTAAGGACCGATTTGATAGTGAAATGCTGGGAATGGTTGTTCGGTCTCTTGCCGTGAGCATTCTTGACTACTGTTTAAAGATCTGGGGCTCGACAAGTAAGCAGCAGCTGCAGCGGATACAGAGGCTTCAAAATTTTGCAGCTAAAGTAATTGATGGGGAAGCCAAGAAGTATGATCATGTAACTCCAATTTTAAATAACTTGCAATGGCTGACAATCAAACAGAAGATTGATTTTGATCTATGTGTCatgatctttaaaattttacataatctaattccaccatGGCTTTTTAATCTAATAAGAGTTGGAGATAGACGTAACAGACAAACTAGATTTAATGATGACCTTTTTGTTTCAAGAACCAACACTGATCTAGGAAGCAGAGCATTTGTTGTGCGGGGTCCATCAGTGTGGAACAAACTGGCAAACCAACTAAAAGCATCAACTAATATTAACTCTTTTGGGAAGAAGAGTGTCGTGTTTGTATTCAGACGACGTTTGGACCGCTCTCTGTTTTGA